Sequence from the Tachyglossus aculeatus isolate mTacAcu1 chromosome 17, mTacAcu1.pri, whole genome shotgun sequence genome:
TTTGGCAGAGAAAAACCTGAATTAGAATcaatgtggcctaatagataaagcacgggcctcagagtcagaaggacctgggttctaatcccaaatctgccacttttctgctctgtgaccttgggaaagtcaattcacttctctctacatcagttatctcatcagtaaaatgaggaataagactgtgagccccatgtggaacagggactttgttcaacctgattagcttgcatctacctcagtgcttagtacagtgtttgacagtaagcgcttaacagataccatcatcatcattagggcaGATTTGCATTTCAAGGATGGGCTGATTTCAACTCTATATCATGAAATTTGGAGCCCTGCTACTCTGACTCTGGCTTTAGAGGTCAAGGCTGTTCAGGGCCCATGAAAGACAATCCATTAAACCTGGGTCAGAAGGTTGGAGTTTTAATGCCTTGGTATTTATTGCTCCCTTGGGCTATTGGAAACCGGATCTTCCCTAAAGAAATGGAACTAcattcttccttgattaattgtTTGCGATGATGGTATGTTAGATCTTTCTAGATTAACTCATTCATGAACCCTAGCACTATTTGTTAACCTAAGGCTAATCAACTCTTAATGACAGTAGCAACACCATAGTCTACGCTGATAATTTTCCCAGATATTTGAGATCAAAACTTCATGTTGCCAGAAATCCCTTTGTGATTGGAATCAATGTGTATTGTGTTTGGTTTGAGTGAGTTAATTTGCTAGTGTATATCTGGTGACTCTCAAATCAATTTTTCAATTGCTTATCACTCCATTATGCCATAGCTTGTGAAAATATATATAAGCATGGGGACTATTATCAGAGTTGTTTTAAGTATGACTATTTTCCTAgtgagaaaaaggaaaataaatcatCATTTTAACTTTTTCAAACTTGTTCATACTTGAGAAAATTTCATAACGTTTTCAAAAAGGGATAGTTTTTTTTCATCTTTACCTTGACTAAGGAGATTTGACTCAAAGCTTACATGAAAGTATTCTTTATTTAGACTGATATCAAACCAGAAAATGATGTTTTCAAAAGGAAATATTTTGGAAAATTCTAATAAAATGTTTTTACATTAATATACTGTCACATTTGAGGATAGAGACAGTGGAGATCTGACATACATAGGTTTGAGAAGGGGGCaagctgacagtgctttaaagccaatggtaaggcatttttgtatgatgtggaggtgtatgggcaCTAGAacaactagaggttcttgaggagtggggaaatgtgggatgaacgttttgtacaaaaatgatttaggcagccgagtgaagtatagactggagtgaggaaagagaggaggcagggagattatcAAGAAGGCAGATATAGTACTCAAAGCATGCtaaaaaaagtgcttggatcagcatagtagcagtttgaagaaggaagggcagattgagtatgatgtcatgaaggtagaacagagaagatttggtgacagcttAAATTTGTATTTCTTCCAAATGTTTCCCACTGGCTCTACAAACAATAGTCCTCAATGAATCCTGGAGATCAGGAGAACTAGGAGTAAGATGATTAGAAGGGTAAAGAGaagaattataacaataataatatttgttaagcgcttagtatatgccaagcattgttctaagcactggcactgttctaatgcaCTATGTGGCTGCTTCATTGGAATAACTGAGGGCTTTTgttgccagagaggcaggggaggtgAAAGAAGGTTGAGGGATTgaataggaaggagggaggagtaaAAATAGGAAAAGAGTATTCAGAGTAGAAGAataaaagaaggaaagggaggtagggggcaaaggggaagggtggggaataGAAGTGAAGACAAAGGAGCAGAACTGATGGGTGATTTTAATCacagatctgccacttgactgctgggtgaccttggacgagtctcttctctctgcctcagttacctcatctgtaaaatggggattaagactgtgagccccaggagggacatggactatgtccaacctgattacttcatatccatgccagtgcttagaacagtgcatgacacatagtaagcacttaacaaacactatagaAAAAGAGGGAAGGCAAGAGATGGTAAGATTGGCTAATACTAAGTGTTTAGtttcttcccacttctttctcctcccagtctctttcccctcacctctccttGCCCTGAGGATGCAAAAGGGCTTACTCACCCATCTGATCAGGTCAGAGTGGCACAGGTGTGGAGTCCATCTCCTTCCATCACAGGTGCTAAAATGAGGTCTCTGGGACAGATACGCCTACCTCGCtctttttatcccagctctgaaGAGCTGTGAAAACAATAACCAAAGCAAATCCTTGTCTGAACAGTATGGGTCTGTGGACTTTAGGACCAGATTTCTGGTCTTCTAGGGTTGGTGTCTGTCCATCTTGCCCTGACAAAGTCTCTTGTTGCTGactccccctgccctccatctGTATTCCTCCATCCTTGGCAGCAATGGCCCATAAGAATCCCTGTGCCCCAGTGTCATCTTCTGTGTTTTTTTTACACTTATTTTTGAGGAACAGGCTGCCCTCAAAATGTCTTGAGGCAGAGTCTCTATTGTTGTACTCCATGTGACACATGGCATAAAATTTCCAAGATAGCAACTGTGAATTTGCAAGGCCAAACTCAGAATACAGGGCAACCCCTATGAGCTAGTCACATTCTCTCATTTTATCATGCTGCACACACATACTTGATATTCCACTGCCTTTGTATTCTTTCAgatcctatttattattattattattattaatactaacaatggcgtttattaagcacttactaagtacaaagcactgttctaagcattggggaggttacatggtgatcagcttgtcccacagggtgctcacaatcataatccccattttacagatgagagaactgaggcacagagaagttaagtgacttgcccaaagtcacacagctgacaatttgcagagctgggatttgaacctatgacctctgactccaaagcccaggctccttccactgagccacgctgcttagtgtggGAGAGCCTGAGGCTGAAGTCCAAATAAGAGCGAGACTGGAAGTTTCTTCTGGGATTGGGAGTGTGGGGGCTGGCAGAAGTTCCCAGTGGACATGGAAGTGGTGCAGTAGTGGGTACAGGTAGAATGAGCAATCAGAGTAGTTGCTGAAAATTTCCAGGCCCAGGTAGGTCAGAGGTAGCATGGTTGGGGAAGGCGGTGCTGAAGCAAAGAAAATATGCTTGAATAAAAAAGTAAAGAATAAAATATAAATTTTGACAGGGATTTCATTTCAGGGGATGGCTGGATGTTAGGAGATCCAGGTGGGGAAGATCATTGTAAAAATGAAATATAAATGTTGCATGTGTTACATATGTGCAGGTCTTGCAAAGATCCAGGGGTcgggggggtcaggggtcggggggagagtgTGTCCGTTTGTGTATAGCCAACATCTTTATAAGGTCTGATTAAAGCATCAATGTATTCATATCCCATGTGCTGGCCATTCTGAATGGGTCAGGAGGCCAAGCTGTCATCTTGCAATGTGCCACTTACCTTGATTATTATTTGATCCCAGCCGCTGATCCGTTGATCCCAGGAACAATGTACCAATCCTAAAGGTAGCAGTTGGATTTATGCAGCTTGAGGTATTAGGAGTTAATTAAGAAAAGCTTCCTGTAgatggtgggatttggggagggctttATAATGGAGTGGTCTGTGTCCAGGGAAACTCTGTGAATGAGTCGTCAGAGGTGGAAGTATTAAGAATAAGGTTTGGAGTTCAATTTAGAACTCCAGTTTATAAGGAACAAAAAGAACTTTGAAGCTAATGGTAAGCAGTTTTATCTTGGATAACCTtttagagttttttgaggattaGAAATACCTGAAGCAAGTAGATTACAGGAACATGATTGGGACACAAATACTGAAGAGGAGTGATACCGGAAGCTGGGAGATCAATAAGGACTTTAGTAGACTAATTGGTTCTGGGAAAGATTGGTGTCAACTTGTCAATTAGAAGTCCTTCAAGATGACCAGatatctcacctcctccattGTCTTGTCATAGACTCCGACCTAGTGACAAGGGGGTaaagccagggaagagggagtgtgGAGTCTGTCagttcactgggggcagggaatgtgttgatcaattttgctgtgttgtactctaccaaggatttagtacagtgctttgcacgcactatgtgctcaataaataccactgattgattccatgaTCCCTGTTCCTAGCCCATCCTTAGCAGCTTGGTCCCcagatctctctctcctccattggAGTGGCAGTGTAACACCCTCAGAGGCCTCTCCTGTGcatcctctctgtcctctggagAAGCAGGGGCCAAGGAAGCCCAGGGTCATGGTGGTAGGTATGACAACTCCCCACCCCAAGTAGCTAGCGTGCAGCGTTTTGAGACTCAGAGGGTTGTGTGAAGCTTGTAGGGACAACCACCCACCCTTTCCGAGGAGCTAGGATGTGGCATTGCGAGGTTCCTGAGATATGAGCCccattttaggctgtgagcccccttttagactgtgagcccactgttgggtggggactgtctctatatgttgccaacttgtacttcccaagcgcttagtacagtgctctgcacacagtaagtgctcaataaatatgattgattgatatgtgaggCTTTCAGGGAAATTGTCTGGACCTACCCCAGCAATTATTGTCTGCTATTCATGtctctgctctgtgcacagtgagcgctcaatgaatatgtttgaatgaatgaatgaatgaatgaattcccccctagcgcttagaacagtgcttggcacatagtaagtgcttaccaaatgccatcattagtagtattcaagcagtgtggctcagtggaaagagcctgggcttttgagtcagaggtcatgggttcaaatcccagctccaccacttgtcagctgtgtgactttgggcaagtcacttaacttctctgtgtctcagtttcctcatctgtaaaatggggattaagactgtgagccccacgtggggcaacctgatcaccttgtaacctccccagcgcttagaacagtgctttgcacctagtaagcgcttaacaaataccataattattattattatatctacttgCTCAGTCAGAATTTGCATAATTATGCACTTGTATAATCAATTTCAATCTAAATTTAAAGAATTTCAAGAATCTAAGATACTTTCAAACTTCATTAATTAAAAAGAATTAGATTCATTAAGAAAGCACAATTAATCTTTGAGGCTTTGGGATGCGGTAGAAAGCTTTCTTATAAATAACCTTATATAAACAGTCCAACCATGATAAAGCTGTCTTTATTGCCTTTTTCATTAGGCAACGAAGTCACTGACGAAATAACATGCCCTTATAGGTTATCCCTTTGCATTCTAATGCTATCAGAAAGTTGTCTGTGCTCTCAATGTCCAGAATCCCATCAATATGTCTGGTGCATTTGCAGTCTGTCAGTTCTGTTGCCATGTTCATCAGCTTCTTCCTTTTGTCTTTTTCCATGATTGCTTCCACGTGGCGTTTGCCTCCACTCTTTTGACCATTTGGGGACTGAGATGTTGCAGCAGTTCCTGCATGGGGATCCCATCCCTGTGCAGCCATTTCATCTTCGTCTGTCTTGAACTGGTGGAGATGAGCCGGGTTTGGAGAAAGGTACCAAAAGacatcatttttctttctttctttcctcgaAGACGTATCAGGACTGAAAGGTTTTCCAAATAGTCTGGCACCTGAGACCAATTGTGGAAaccgtctttctcctcctcctccttcttccttggtAGTGTGGGGGGCCTCCAAGATCCTTCGACTTCTGTTTTCATATTCATATAAGGATAGATATTTTATATACTTCAACCTAAGCTTAGTAGTGCTTCTCACCAAATTTTCCAGGTTGAGTATTTTTGCGATCTCTGGCCACAGTTTGTTTCTTTGTACTTCTCTCAgtcctcctctctctgccaccaGTTCATATAGCTTATGAAGGTCTAGAACTTTGTTTGCCATGATGGGAGTTCTCCTGATTGGAGTCCCATGTTTTTTCAGTAAGTTTAAAAGGTCGTCCAGGAACTCTTTTCTTTTGGGATTATTGTCTATTTTGTATAATTGCATGACCTTACTCACACACACTTGTGCATCAGGATTTTGGGATTGAATGTCTGATTCGGAGAGACCGTGACACTTACTTTGAGTTTGTCGGAACTCCTGTTCACCTGCTAACCTTCGGATCTCTTCTTGAAGTTGTTTGTAACAGGGCCTTTGTTTCCGACTTACTCTCCTTGCCCCCGAACTTCCAAATCCTTGATTTGTTATTTCCTGCTTTTCACAATGCTCATTGTCTTCACTCATGTCTTTTTTTTGCTCTTGCTCTCCGTTACTTGTGTTACAGGTTGATTTTAAAGGGATCTCATTCAGCTCTGCCACAGCAGCTTTTAAGGCAGCAAGACCCTTTATTTGCAGCTTTTCTAGTTCCTCCTCATCAGATAGACAGCAGGGTGGAGTCTGCATGGAAAAAGCAGGAATTTAAACGTGTAATATCCTCTTCCTGTCTCTATTACTTAGGAAGCCAGACTCCTGCAGTCCAGATGTATATGTACCATAAAACTCTCCATCAACCTTAAATGTAATTCATTGTGGTAGAATCCTCTAGCTTCATCTGATCTGAAACCAACaaaagataatgatgataaaatgatgataataataaatcatggcatttgttgagtgcttattatgtgccaagcactgtactaaatactggggtttaggtcagatacagtcccaccCCTaaccagggttcacattctaagcatgagggaaaacagatattgaatccctgttttatggaggactaaactgaggcacagagaaattaaatgatttgcccagtgttACATAGCAGCAaagaggaagagccaggattagaaccctagtccttcaactcctggtccaggctctttccactaggctatatgcttccatggcttagtggaaagatcacaggcttgggagtcagaggtcatgggttcgaatcctgactctgccacttgtcagctgtgtgaccttgggcaagccacttaacttctttgtgcctcagttacctcatctataaaatggggagtaagactgtgagccccacgtgggacaacctgatcaccttgcatcccccccagtgcttaaaacagtgcatcgcacatagtaagtgcttaacaaataccatcattatcattattattattctccccaaaaAGATGAAAGATGCAATTCACACCCATATTTACATAATGAAAACAAGATCCTTCCATCCTTAAATTATACCTCAAGTCTCCTTCCCTGGCATGACAATCAAGGGCATATTTGCCAGATCTGAAACCTTGGGCCCACCACCCAAATATGTTCTAGAGTCTTCTGTGAggtcaaataatagtaat
This genomic interval carries:
- the LOC119939622 gene encoding AT-rich interactive domain-containing protein 3A-like codes for the protein MQTPPCCLSDEEELEKLQIKGLAALKAAVAELNEIPLKSTCNTSNGEQEQKKDMSEDNEHCEKQEITNQGFGSSGARRVSRKQRPCYKQLQEEIRRLAGEQEFRQTQSKCHGLSESDIQSQNPDAQVCVSKVMQLYKIDNNPKRKEFLDDLLNLLKKHGTPIRRTPIMANKVLDLHKLYELVAERGGLREVQRNKLWPEIAKILNLENLVRSTTKLRLKYIKYLSLYEYENRSRRILEAPHTTKEEGGGGERRFPQLVSGARLFGKPFSPDTSSRKERKKNDVFWYLSPNPAHLHQFKTDEDEMAAQGWDPHAGTAATSQSPNGQKSGGKRHVEAIMEKDKRKKLMNMATELTDCKCTRHIDGILDIESTDNFLIALECKGITYKGMLFRQ